The following proteins come from a genomic window of Kitasatospora sp. NBC_01246:
- a CDS encoding HAD family acid phosphatase yields the protein MSIKARLVAAAALTAAITAGLATPAVAAPKAPAAPVAPVKAPAVAAAASSGAVTEAQWLADVGAAIAPARAYVEQRTASPTGEKPAIVFDIDNTTLATHFHPFAMSGIAPVVELAQYAHSRGVAIIFVTARVDFIDPITRHSLAAAGYTVDELHGRDLCDLFKPVQQYKTDERVEVENEGYTIIASVGNNWTDLDGGHAERTFKLPDYNGLLS from the coding sequence ATGAGCATCAAGGCACGGCTCGTTGCCGCAGCGGCCCTCACGGCCGCGATCACCGCCGGTCTCGCCACCCCGGCGGTCGCGGCCCCGAAGGCCCCGGCGGCCCCGGTTGCTCCGGTCAAGGCCCCGGCCGTCGCCGCCGCCGCGAGCAGCGGTGCGGTGACCGAGGCGCAGTGGCTGGCCGACGTCGGCGCCGCGATCGCGCCCGCCCGCGCGTACGTCGAGCAGCGCACGGCGTCGCCCACCGGCGAGAAGCCCGCGATCGTGTTCGACATCGACAACACCACGCTCGCCACGCACTTCCACCCGTTCGCGATGTCGGGCATCGCGCCGGTCGTGGAGCTGGCGCAGTACGCCCACAGCCGGGGGGTCGCGATCATCTTCGTCACCGCGCGGGTGGACTTCATCGACCCGATCACCCGGCACAGCCTGGCCGCGGCCGGTTACACCGTGGACGAGCTGCACGGGCGCGACCTGTGTGACCTGTTCAAGCCGGTCCAGCAGTACAAGACGGACGAGCGGGTCGAGGTCGAGAACGAGGGCTACACGATCATCGCCAGCGTCGGCAACAACTGGACCGACCTGGACGGCGGCCACGCCGAGCGCACCTTCAAGCTGCCGGACTACAACGGCCTGCTCTCCTGA
- a CDS encoding SigB/SigF/SigG family RNA polymerase sigma factor: MSTTLENVPRAPVPPGLPADLPPRPTEAELRSMGKTEARELSDALFDRLIALPRESHAYSYVRGTVIELNMPLVRFIAARFRHRAEDMDDILQVGTIGLIKAVDGYDPGRGVEFVTYAIPTIAGEIKRFFRDTSWPVRVPRSMQELYLTVARGSDRLEQRLGRLPQPEEIAEDLHLTVDQATEGLVAGRVYRPDSLDAPRDQDTDETGSAILDRIGICDPGIELADFRTAVRPLLAQLPAREQTVLKLRFWDGCTQSEIAERIGVSQMHVSRLLTTTLARLREQLDDQDAPGWDDLPHEPHPD; the protein is encoded by the coding sequence GTGTCCACCACCCTGGAGAACGTTCCCCGAGCCCCCGTGCCCCCCGGCCTGCCGGCCGACCTGCCACCCCGGCCGACCGAGGCCGAGTTGCGCTCGATGGGCAAGACCGAGGCCCGCGAACTGAGCGACGCGCTCTTCGACCGCCTGATCGCGCTGCCCCGGGAGTCGCACGCCTACAGCTACGTGCGCGGCACCGTCATCGAGCTGAACATGCCGCTGGTGCGCTTCATCGCCGCCCGCTTCCGGCACCGCGCCGAGGACATGGACGACATCCTGCAGGTCGGCACCATCGGCCTGATCAAGGCCGTCGACGGCTACGATCCCGGCCGCGGCGTCGAGTTCGTCACCTACGCGATCCCCACCATCGCGGGCGAGATCAAGCGCTTCTTCCGCGACACCTCCTGGCCCGTGCGCGTACCGCGCAGCATGCAGGAGCTCTACCTCACCGTCGCCCGCGGCTCCGACCGCCTCGAACAGCGGCTCGGCCGCCTCCCCCAGCCCGAGGAGATCGCCGAGGACCTCCACCTCACCGTGGACCAGGCCACCGAGGGGCTCGTCGCCGGCCGCGTGTACCGGCCGGACTCCCTCGACGCCCCGCGCGACCAGGACACCGACGAGACCGGCAGCGCCATCCTGGACCGCATCGGCATCTGCGACCCCGGCATCGAACTCGCCGACTTCCGCACCGCCGTCCGGCCGCTGCTGGCCCAGCTGCCCGCCCGTGAACAGACCGTCCTGAAGCTCCGGTTCTGGGACGGCTGCACCCAGTCCGAGATCGCCGAACGCATCGGCGTCTCCCAGATGCACGTCTCCCGGCTGCTCACCACCACCCTGGCCCGGCTGCGCGAGCAGCTCGACGACCAGGACGCCCCCGGCTGGGACGACCTCCCGCACGAGCCCCACCCGGACTGA
- a CDS encoding isochorismatase family protein, which yields MSASTTLRDVIGLDNTPPRLGESTLIMIDFQNTYRGGVMALDGVEPALAAGARLLAAARAAGTPVVHIVNDGGEGTPYDIRAEIGAISPEVAPIDGEPVVVKQFPNAFHQTELEKTLRDLGSGLDLVLAGFMTHMCVTFTAQGAFNLGYRPTVVAEATATRSLAAPEGGPVPAAGLQAASLTTITDLFGIVVPTVNQLAG from the coding sequence ATGTCTGCCTCCACCACCCTGCGTGACGTCATCGGCCTCGACAACACGCCGCCGCGCCTCGGCGAGAGCACCCTGATCATGATCGACTTCCAGAACACCTACCGCGGTGGCGTGATGGCGCTCGACGGCGTCGAGCCCGCCCTGGCCGCCGGGGCCCGTCTGCTCGCCGCCGCCCGCGCGGCCGGCACGCCGGTCGTCCACATCGTCAACGACGGCGGCGAGGGCACCCCTTATGACATCCGCGCCGAGATCGGTGCGATCAGCCCCGAGGTGGCACCGATCGACGGCGAGCCGGTCGTCGTCAAGCAGTTCCCCAACGCCTTCCACCAGACGGAGCTGGAGAAGACACTGCGCGACCTGGGCTCCGGACTCGACCTGGTGCTGGCCGGGTTCATGACCCACATGTGCGTCACCTTCACCGCTCAGGGGGCGTTCAACCTCGGCTACCGGCCCACCGTCGTCGCCGAGGCGACCGCCACCCGCTCGCTGGCCGCGCCCGAGGGCGGCCCCGTGCCCGCCGCCGGACTGCAGGCGGCGAGCCTGACCACGATCACCGACCTCTTCGGCATCGTGGTCCCCACCGTCAACCAGCTCGCCGGCTGA